The region NNNNNNNNNNNNNNNNNNNNNNNNNNNNNNNNNNNNNNNNNNNNNNNNNNNNNNNNNNNNNNNNNNNNNNNNNNNNNNNNNNNNNNNNNNNNNNNNNNNNNNNNNNNNNNNNNtgttcatccagagaggcagcatcgatcggcttcagttagcagcagtagcgaaggaatcgctcgatcgggttcagttaatagccatcgatcgatcagtcgggttcagtaacgcgtagcctgcagtgcaatcgctcgggttcagttagaggccaacacctcgctcgggttcagttagagccaacgcctcacacacatgcacgtacgtgtatgagagaaacgcgcatcgctcggcccccgaccacccatcataaccgggaactccccgaaattttcctcgccctcgcttctaccacggttttttccgtcatggacggcccaaataatgtcatgcagctgcgtctccggcccgcccaggaagaaaagcccattttctgtcatgattttttgtcatagaagtaggagcccaccacatctatgatgataccgggttttgtcacaattatcgtcatagaagtgtcataagtatgaaagaaaaaaattcgttcggcccaaaatgtcacggatgtgtctttttttgtaatgTGAGGAGAGATGGTAGCGGTAATGGTTGTGGCGGCGTAGAgaaggcggcggcgacgcggcAGAGGGCGGCGACGACGATGGTGTTTGCGAGCTAGGGTTGGGAgagcagagagcgagggagagggcaGCGGGTGGGCTCGGCCGGAGCGGGTGGGCTCGGTCAGACCAGGTGGGGGCACATTGTTGGCTCGATCCGACCAGGAGGGGGGATCTATTAATAActggtagttttgcaaaaaaaaattgtgTGCACGCGTATTCGAGCGAGTTGGGCACATGTTGCAGTCAACGCCCACATGGATCGACTTGACCAGTGCCAAATCAGCACATACATAGAGCAAACCGCATTTTGGACCGTATGTGACCCCCTAGAGCAAGTTTGGTGATGTATTTTCGGGTATTTGTAACCACATGGACTAAAGTGGGCACCAACGCAAGTTATAGGCCCTGTAGTGAATTTTTCTCTTCTCTAAATAACCGCTGTTTACTGGAATATGGGGAAAAACTCTCAATCATTTCCTGTGAAGTGTCCATACACCTAGGGATAACACTATTAGTACCGCAGTGTAAAGACCTAACATTAGcatgggtgcccgcgctactgctagcgctacagctaacttttagAAGTAGCACCGGGTATAACCTCGCACTACTGCTGCACAAAATTAGCATAAGTGTGGGTccacccagcgctactgctaactatctGTAGCGCTGATATGAATCCCCCGCCACTGCTAAGTCTACGTAGTAGTACCGCTGCCCTAGCGCTGCTGCTATTCTCTTACCCCGCGCCACAGGTAAGATTTTCTATATTTTTTTTCTTCCGCAAGTTTACATAGTATTTATACAGATTTTATACAATAGCAACATATacatacattgaaactatataAGACgagaatgtctcatcatcatcGAAGTGCTACAACATAGTCTCATCATCATAATGATCCAACACAAATGtgtcatcatcatctcgaaatagcgaCACAAGTTATTACAAGTCTCGAATACATGCAACTACATGGTCACATACACATGTTTCATCATCAATCTAAACTATGATATACAAGAGAAGAGCGATCACTATGAGCAAGAGTGGGATTACGAAGTAGTTCTTAAGCCGGTTATgattcctctctcgcgctagcgtgaacctcaattaATTAGCTTTCGCTTGGATTCTACTTTGAAACCCTTTGTGGCTGCCGCCTGGGATGCGGttgacttgggcctgacactctggccactcatcgtATACTCCTGGAATCCTCCCTATGTACATGGCCTAGCACTTCTTCGCTATCGATCTATATCCCTGACAGAGATGCATCGTCATCAGGCGAATTCAtcgataatatgcaacataatatATGTAAGCAAAACAAAGAGAAAGTGTTagcaaatagaagcaacatatagtAAACATAATTAATGAAGTTCATcgtcaaactaattaactagagcgctACACAAGTTTAGGAGGACCGTTTACATCACAAAGTTTTGTTGTACAGAAATTCAAAGTTTCATTCTACAGAAAGTACTAACTGAGtggacatcatcatcatcgtcatcgatcACTATAGGTCAGTTCGTCCATGTCCGGGAGGATGCACCCTAGCTTCGTGAAAGGCATCATGTCCTAACGTTGTTGGCCtaagcgagttcggacgtcagcctgCAATACAGGGCTgccatggaacatcccattttcttTGACGACGTCTTTGATGATGATCGTCACAATGTCATGTTGGATGCGATGAAAGTCATTTCCGAGTTTTTCATCCGGTTCGGCTCCTAAGGTTGCGGCCCACTTGCGGATATGGGCATCGGCTGTAGATGGCATGCGAAGTTCTTGGTGATCCCTTCTGAACTCCAGCATGTGATggatgatgtagaatccatccttcttactTGTTGTCGGTTGTTGGATGTAGCAGAAGTCGGCATTATGGCTAAAACACGGCATATGCCcatcctttgtttcttgatcttgATGTGGCCACCCCTCATGCCCAATCCTACAAGAGCATGATCCAGAACATTCTATATGTGTGTGTAGTCTTTCTTCTCTGTGTTTATGGACTAGTCCAAACACGGAGCataggagacttgcgggtaaagaacgataaggacaatGCACCCCTAGCTGCATAAAATAAATAtacctcaaattagcctccatacgtgcaaatgaatgattgaaatgtatgaaagatgTGTTATAGCGGCTACCTAGGAATGACTTACAAAGGATGATAGGGCAGGAGAATCGTTTCCATGTCCTTAAATGCAGTCTTTGAtgtacttcttggcagcttcatgttcCACGCCGCTGTTTCCCAAGAAGCCTTCATGCATGTAGTAGGGTTCTGCTACTATGATTTTGAGATTTGTTCTTTCCTGATGAGTGTAGTTCATATGTGACGGATAAAGGAAGACGAACGTAAAATCAAGCCCCTCATGAGATACATCTCGAAGATGTAATCAACCCGCAAGAAGAACAGGTCCATGGGGCTAGTGTCGGCGAAGCCTCTTTCAGTCGGCTCATCAACCGCTTGCGGGTATCCTAGTTCTTCCGATTGGAGAAGGTCCAACTCTGACAATAGCACACGgtcatgcagtctcctgagatccccaatTATGGCCTCGAGCACTTTCTTTGGTAGCATCGGCTTGCCCGCGAGATGGAGGAATGGCGCATTTATGATCGATACACTATCCTGAACCCGGAGCGCCGAAGGCGGCTGGCTGCTGGAAGCTTTGGTGGCAGCAGAGCCTTTCTTCGgcggtctcttcctctgcttcttcctgGGTTCAGGTAGTGAGCCTATCGGACCCTCCTTGACCACCGTCCCCAATGTGGTCGGGCTTAGCACTACACGACGCTCGGATTGTTGACCCTGGGTTGAGGCGGCATCTAGAGGCGTGTCCTGGGAGGATTGCATGAACATAGATTTTTTTTTCATTCAACCCGAGGACGTTCCTTCTGTGGTACATCATCATGCATCTCAGCATCCTGATCTTCACGCTCATCACGGTGGTCATAGCCTGAGTCATATTGTTGACTCATCATTCTTCCATTGTTAGAGCTAGTATTGATGTACCAAAGAGGGTCCTCCTCCTCCAtgacatcatccatatcttcatccacGGGGGCGACATGATCAGCCATCAGAACGGTTCAACCCTCTTCTTCGTGTGGTCCGCTCTTGCCCAGCACGACAGATGGTGGTAATTGCGTAGGTAGGGTGATCATACCTTGCATCGCTATTGCCGTTAGTGTTATCCCGGCCACCTCCACACGACGAAGATTCTTTGACCACAACATCAACCAATTCTTGTATTGGCCAAGATGCATCGGTCGCTCGTCATCCTCCCCCCAGTTCGTAGCGGAGGATCCAAACCCtcgtagcccgctttcacactTGCGGGCAGCTCGGTGTTGACCCTGGTTCTAGATAGTGGGGGCACTGTTCCATTGGCGAGTCTGTAGGTGTTGAATGGCGGCTTCAGTTTTTCTGATGTATGTTTTTGTCATGCCTTTATTAATAATTTGATAAATATGGATGTGTGCATCTTTGGATGCAAAGGCCAGGGGTTCAATCTCCTTTAAAAAAATGTATCTTGTATTCGGATCTTTGCGGGTTGTGTGCATTTTCGGTGTGGAGAAGTAGGATATGAACTATTTATGGTTGTATCGCCTTATCACCTTTTGATTCAATaaaatttcttttataaaaataaaatataCTAAAATCTAGTATTGTAGAATAATAATAGTTATTGAAACCTATTTTAAAATATAAAAATTTATAGAATATAATCAGCCTTGAAGAGTTGCACATTTTCTGAAATACAGATATAGTATGCATGTACGAATTAGACTTAAATAGAACGATTATCCAATAAGTTTTGTTGTTGTTGAACACACATCACACATCAATAGATTAAAAAGTGATTTGTAATTTATAAGTTGTAATACATGGTAACAAGATTCAGAAGGAACGTAGATATTACACATTGTAACAAGGTATAGAAGGAACATAAGTATCTTTAGTAGGTTTAACCGATTACAATACATGTTTTCCTCACCTTGCATAATAGGAACTTCTAGGGTTTATGGGTTGGTTCTCACTCTCGCCCATAGGATAACCACTTAATTCTATTTCATACCCACCAGTAGTATCTCCTCCAAGAAGGTTTTCTACTTCTGTCTCGACGCCAAGTTGTACCCAGGGATGCAGTGAAAGTTTCCTCAATCTGTTGAGTTCATCAGCGACCTCTTTCATGGAGGGTCTGTTGTCGCCACACATGTCTAGGCATTTCTTAGCCAGgtctgcaagtcctctcaacaactccatgctCTCTTGGCCTTTCACGTGGTTCACCAACACAGCTTCTAGATTATTCTCCTTCATTGCAGACAAGAAAATCAATGACAAGCTTCTTTGCTTCTCAGACCCCTCGAGCTTCAGTGGCAGCTGGCCTGTGAGAATCTCTAGAAGAATAACTCCAAAACTGTACACATCGCTTTTGTCTGTTAACTGGCATGTTTGCATATATTCGGGATCAAGGTAACCGCAAGTACCTTGAACCATTGTGACAAATTGCTCTTTGTCAGATGGCGCTAGTATGGAGGCTCCGAAGTCTGACACTTTGGCCATGTAGTTATCATCAAGTAGGATGTTGGAACTTTTCACATCACCATGAATTATTGGGGGAGATGCATACAAATGCAAAAAGCTGAGTCCTTCAGCTGCTTCATGAGCAATCCTTAAGAGAGTGTTGAAAGATATTTGCGATGCTTGGTTCTTGCCATGGATAAGCTCAAATAGTGTACCATTTAGGACAAACTCATATACTAGAATTGGAACTTCCACCTCAAGGCAGCAACCCAAGAGTTTGACAACATTCTTGTGATTGATTTGGGACAAAATGAGCATCTCCTGGCCAAATTCCTTCTTCTGTCTCTCGTCAACTACTGCACATCTTTTAATTGCAACCGACATGTTCTTTATTATACCTTTATAGACAGTCCCATGGCCTCCTTTTCCAATTATTCTGCTACTGTCAAAGTTGTCGGTGGCATGTATGAGTTCTGCTTCTGAAAATACATTGAAAGCCAGACCTTTCTCCGATTTCATCTTATCAAACAAAAGCACGCCTCCATGCTTGCGGAAATACTCTTGCTTAACTTTATTCAGttttctcttttgaagtatcatttGTCCCCAGAAAATAGTGATCATGACGATAACCATTAAACCAAATAATCCCATTGTAACTCCTGATAATGTCGTTAGATGAGACAATTATGTTTTAGATTGAGGTGATGAATAGTGTCAAACATAGTTAAAGTACATTAACCAAGATTAGATGCATGGTTTTCATGGCATTGCAAAAAGTGTGACGAAGTTAATGGTCTAGCTAGGTGATAAGACTTGTTTGGATGTTACCTATTATGAAGCCGATGTTAGGGTTGCATGTATTGCTTTCCGTGACGTATTTTTTGCCAACTCGACAAGAACACCGGTATTCTCCAGCAATATTGCGACAATAGCCATCTGAAGGGCATGGATTGTGGTTGCATTCATTAACATCTGTAGCAAATTTGCAAAACAAAATTTTAGATAAGGTAAAGGGACCCCTACACCCAAGGTGCAGTTTGATGGACAGTAGTGCATATATACATTGACAGTCGAAATTAATATGTACCTTTGCATCCGTCTAGAAGATAAGGGTTGCCTGCATAACCATTGGTGCAATTGCAGGTGTACCCTTGGTCATTGGTGGAATCCACACACTTGCTGTTGGCGCTGAGGCATGCGTAAGTACCAGTTGTATTCTGTTTTGCAGCATCACATGACTTCACATCTCTTATAGCCCACTCAAGAATCATAGGCACCCGTCCATTATATGTGTCATTGAATTTGTTTGTGTTTACATACGTAGTGCTGAACTTAAATGCTGCTGCCTCCATTAGTACCGCATAGCTGCAGCGGTTGAACTCCCAGATTTGACTTGTGTTAACCGATGCCGAGAAAGTTGTGTCGTAGTAGTACATCCTCTTTGGTATTGTGGTCTGGGAGCAGCCCATACCTGAGCAAGATCCATTCACTAAGTCTGACAAATTGCGGCATGTTGCGACTCCCAAGCCCTGGTAACCTGTGCCATCGTAGTCAGATATCAAGGCGAGGGCGCTGCACCCGATGACCGTGAACCTGTTCTGGGTGTCGGAGAGCCGGTAGGGAGAAGAAGGGTCTCCTTCGTTGAACCCCCCGTACCGGCCAAAATACTCCATGCTCCTGGTAGAGGTGTTATAGCAGTAGCCCAAGATGTAATTCAGCACCCGGGTTGTGCCTTGAGTCAAAGAAATGTCGAGCACCTCAAAGGCACCCCTGAATGGCTTTGGGATGCCGTCTTGGACCTTACAGCTGAGCTGGAAGCCCTGTGTGAGCGAGCAGCCTGGATCGATACCAAATGGGTATGGTATCTCAACATTTCCACACTGTCGTCGACACTGTGAACTAGGAACCACAATTCCTGATGCATACTGTGCTGCAAGCAATACGAAACCAAGGCCAAGCTGCAAGAACATACGCATATTGTTCGGCTGCAGAATAAGTAAACACAAGACTGTCAACTAAATCGACACTTCGTTTCCGAAAATAAAGCAACCGGTTGCACGCAAAGTGGAGGCCATGTGGTTAGTTAAATTTGGGGATTACTCTAAATATACAGGCATAAGTCTGACCTTGTATCCCGAGAGAACAGAAAGGAATTTTTTTGCTATGGAAGTCTTAACAAATTAGGATCTGCTGTTCAAAGCAAGAACAGATTCAGTCAAGCAAGTCCTAACGAACGCTCTGGTTTCTATGTTAATGAATGAAGCAGGGAGCGAGTCTCTGTTTGTCTAAAGATCATGCAGCTCCTAGCTAAAGATCATGCATTCAACCTTGACGGAAATTGAAAAACGAACTGAAAGCTTGTAAGAGACGATTTGCAGAAAACATACTGATGTAAAATTCACCTGAAGCAGAAAGGGATTCAGTGCTCGTCGAACAGAAGAAGTGTCTCGAGGGATTTACTTCTGCTTCAGGGTCCGTCTTCCCTAAGACACCGAGAGGCGAGAGTACCATAGACGGAGAAGTTTCAGGGTCGAGTAGAAGAAGTTTCGAGCTTGCTTTTGTGTGATGAAGAACAGCCGACGACGGGTCGAGTTTCCTATGTGTATACACGGAGAACTCTAGACGTCAATGGTCTCCGTCGGGGACTAGTCGAAGACAGCAATAAAAAAACATCTTTGAATTTTCTTAGCTAAAAGATTCCCCGACgagaattcatgatccaacacccaGTCACCCACATACCGTAATTTCAGTTAAAATACTGCACTGGAGCAGCAGAGCAGGGCGCGCCTACAATTCAATTCATGCTTACGTCGCGCTAAATCCTCCTATATGGCTGGCTGTATTGGATGTATTCGATGGATTAGCTGCTGGACACTTGTTCAGGATCGCCGAATattcgatgtttctccgttccataGGCTCCACACAGAGTTGATTACAGCCGAAACACATCGAGAAAAACGATCCATGCACTTTATTAATAGTCTCTCCGACCGTTTCCGTTTGAGCGTCAACTAAGATACATTTGTTTAAGCGTCAATTAATATAGAGCAAAAATAATAACTAAGtaaccgtcccacaatataagaacgATTTTAAAGCTAATATAGATTGAAAAATAATCTTATATTTGTGGGACCGATGGAGTAGATACATATTATCCTCCAAACAGGCTTTCGTCCTATTTTATAAATAAAACCAAGACACATATAACTGTATCATCATACATCTTATCAGGTTTCTAGCCCTAGTGCAGATTGTGACTTCGGAGATGGTGCTACACACAACATTTACACGGTTTTGCCATCGGACTGTTCAACGAGTTAATACGCATATTTCTGGGTAAATGTTAATCAGCTGACCACTGGGAACAAGCTTCCAGCGAATGACTCTAGGGCCGTTAGATCACGGGCACCAATCTTAATGCACGCTGAGTAGCCACGTCAGAAAAAAAAAATGTTCACTCTAGAGTGGCCTACGTGCGCTCCCAAATGAAATGGACGTGCCCAGCCAATGTTTTTTTTTCAAGAGTACGCCTAGGCGTACCATACTTTTATAGAAGGCAGAAGTTGAATTACAAGACACTACAACTTGTTGCGAACAACAAGTGTAGCAAGCACTCCACACCCAAGCTAATCAAAAGATTAGCCACCACAAAAAGTACAAACACAACGCAAAGGGCCTGTCCTAAACCAATCATCTAGCCGTGTCACACAAACGCCAAACACTACAAGGAGCAACAACTTCAGTCGGCCATACTTTGTCAACGCACTATCCACCCTTGAATGCCTAAAAGGAGACGGCAAGTGGATAGCGGGACTCGGTCGGGACAGGAAAAAGGCATCCTCTTGGAGCACCGGCAGTTGTGTACTTAGCGCCCTCGATGCATAATTGACGCTTAAGGGCTGCACCCTCACATGACTATAAGGCCAAGTCTCCACCCTCGATGCTCTCAACAGAGTAATGACGCCAAACGCCGCCATCGCCGGTCCTGCAACAGACCAAGACTTTCGCCCGGAGACCCCAACCCGATCAAGAAGGGGAGATGCCAACATACCTTgacaacgcctccaaggagggaaacgACACCCACGGGCGCCGTCGTCGTCAGCTCCGACCGAAGACGAGCAGGATTTTCATCCAAACCGTCGCACATCTCCCACCCCTACCACCGAATTTGGCCGCATAGTCGATGTAGGGGCGCACCGCCGCAGCTGCAGCACCTCGCTGTCATGATCAAACCGTCGTGGAACACCGACCCCTCGCACGGCCAAGAGCACGCAGACCACCATCCAACTCCTACACGGTCGAAGAAGACAACTCCAGACCAGCACCACCAAGATCCACAGGCACCGCAGGCAAGGGCTGGACTTGACGCTCCTGGCAGCCAGCCGCTGCCGCGATTCCGTCCTAGGGACTCACGCGGGACTCCAGCGCACCTCCACCATGGCGCTCCCTGCCGCGAGTCACTGGCCCAAGACCCCAGATCTGGTTCGAGCGCCGCCAACTCCTCAAAGGCGCCGCCTTCCGCGACCACGCCGGCGACCACAGGAGGCACACCGCGCTCCCTGGCCTCCGCAACGACTCCCGACCGCCGCTCCCAGCCACCGCACCTCCTGGTCGAGATCCGCCGCCACTAGGGTCTCGCAGCGCAACTTCCGACTCCCACGCCGGCGCGCCGAGAAGACGCCTCCCTTTGCCTCTTGACCATGCTTCGCCCATCCTCGCGCTCTCCGCCGTGCGCCGCCGCACCGGAGACGAGCACCGCGCGCCCGATTGACGAGACTCCCCCGCGCGAAGAAATCCCGTCGGGGCGCGCCCTCGCCCGCCGCCTTTGACGGCcgggcgccgccaccaccgccgccgcggccggcGGCCAGAGATCAGGGAGAGGAGGGGCGCtcgaggcggctagggtttcccctccggaGCCGCCGCGCGAGCGACCCAGGAGGGAGACCGCGAAAAAAAGCCCAGCCAATGTTCACTCTGGAGTGGTCTACGTGCGAACACTCCCAAATGAAATGGACGTGCCCAGCCAATGTCTGCTCAATTCTATTCCTCATCCAAATCGCGACCACGGGGAGGAGCTCTAACCGGAGGAGGACGCAACCACGCTCCTCCTCGCGGGCGACCGCTACTGGGTTGCTCACACCGGCGTGGATGGCGGGAGGTGACGGTGGCACGGCTCCAGCAGAGGTCGTCGTTGTGGCGCTCCACCGCCAGCCTCTCGGGGGGCTCCCGGGGGCAAGAGAAGCCCGACTCGGTTGGCTTTTTTTGACCGGTCAGTGATCGGGTTGTCCTCCCAGACGTTTGAGACGccgggctgtagatgctctaagtatGCGTGGTGTATCATTGTACCTGCACAGCACGTCACAATGACgagatactcccttcgtccgaaaaattttgtccaagcttgtccttcaaATAAatatatctagcactaacttggtgctagatataTTCATTTAAGGGacaaacttttttgaaccaagggagTACTACAGAAATCAAGAATGCGAAATGCACCCGGCAACCTTCATGTCAACATAATAATACTACAAGGCATGAAGCAGCATGACCTCACAAACGGCCGTAAGCATTTCGTAGTTATGGAATGCAACCTTTGTTCTGATCGAATGAATCCATCCTCGTACAGCATATATACGCATGTGAAGGTAGCACATCTGTCTGCCGCCATGCGTCGCCGATGTCGCTTGCATGAACTGCTTTGGACCCTCCGCGATTCAGCCGACCAAAAGAAAGGGACATTGCGTGTGGGAAGCACCCACAATGTGCTCCGGCCCTTGCTTCTCTTTTTAAAAGGAAAAAACTAACAGTTCGATATGCAATGTGCTCCGGCCCTTTGCTTCTCTTTTTAAAAGGAAAAAACTAACAATGTGCTACCGAACTTTAGGGGTCTTTGATTTAAAGGATTTCCGTGGGAACTTTAGTGGATCAGTATCCTTAATATATTTTCCTATGTTGTTTCTATGATTCGCATTATTACTATTTTCTATGTTGTTTGTCTGGTTCGCATGATTGAATCCCTTAGAAATTTTTCATAAGGAATTCGTTGCAATATCTCATATGAAAATTTACATCCACTCAAACTTTTTTACGGATAATTTTGTGGCTTTTCTACGGTGCAATCAAACACACTTCAATGCAAACAAAACCatgtacgaatcaaagaggcccttaaggCATGCCAATGCAATCTTGTGCATTTTTCATTCCCGCTTTTTGGCAATCCTGCGAAACAAAGAGGCCCTTAGGGCATCTCTAATCAAACTCTAAAAAAAGACTAACTCCTTGGAAAAATCGTTTTGAAGAGTTAAGTCACACCTAGACGAACCCTCAAATAGTTAACTTCTCAAAAATTTGAGACTTGAGCTAAAAAATCTTTCACCCTCTCTCAGTTTTGAGCAGTCGCCAATCATTCTCAACAAGAAACTCCTCTAAACTCTTGCCCGCTGCGCCTCTTTTTACCGCCTCCGCCGCCCAATGTCGTCGCTGCAGCCACCGGAAGTCCCGATTCCAATGGGGATGGAAACCCTGTCCGCCTTCGCAACCCCGCTGACCACTCCTGCCGATGCTACGCCGCCGGACTCAACAAACGGGCCGCCGCCCGCGTCAAGGAAGCATCCCGGGACAAAGACTGGTGTACGGCCTGTCGCACCGTCCACAAAGGCTAGCGGCAAGGCTGCTCGTCCGCGAAGACGACCGGCCGCCCTCCGCTTACTCCAAACGGTGATAGGCGGACGAGGAAGTTGACAGTGGTGAGCAAGGCCATTGACGAGGCTGTGACGGAGAATAGGAAGAAATCATCCACTCCGACGCTATCTCCACGTCTGGTGGCTTCCACACCTTCTCCATCTCCGGACACCCCCCtcacctcctcctccgccacctACGGCCACAGCAGCTGCCAGAGAGGATCATGCCTGCCAAGATGTCCGAAGAGCGGGCTATCATATCCATGGATCAGAGCTCAATGTATGACATAGCGAGCAAATATTGGGAACTCACTCGTGGTGAGATTTTGGCCCAGTCGGTGTTCGGCGGCAGTGGTGATGGTGTCGGATGTGATCTTGGCGGTGGTGATAGTGAGCATGGGAAAGCTTGAGTTGGTGTAGTTGTCGGATGTtggattccggcagacccttgaggttcaaactctggggtgcgcgcaaagatcttccccctaccgattcacgtccgatcgcctcgcgagaatctaagctagaacgatgaacaacacgagggacacgagatttatactggttcgggccaccgttgtggtgtaataccctactccagtgtgtggtgtggtggattgcctcaggggctgatgatgaacagtacaagggaagaacagcctcgcgagaggtgttcttgagatggtgcgatgaactgcttgggtgagttcgatcgcctctcggtcTAATGAGCACTCGATGGGGTCTCTCCTttccccctgtggtggctagtcctatttatagaggccctggtcctcttcccaaatattgagcaggaagggcgccaacaacggccattttgaaggggaacatatagtacaagctatcctgactaaagttggtcttcggctgccaaaggcactggtgatgacgccat is a window of Triticum dicoccoides isolate Atlit2015 ecotype Zavitan chromosome 2B, WEW_v2.0, whole genome shotgun sequence DNA encoding:
- the LOC119365713 gene encoding wall-associated receptor kinase 5-like isoform X1; protein product: MCDGLDENPARLRSELTTTAPVGVVSLLGGVVKPNNMRMFLQLGLGFVLLAAQYASGIVVPSSQCRRQCGNVEIPYPFGIDPGCSLTQGFQLSCKVQDGIPKPFRGAFEVLDISLTQGTTRVLNYILGYCYNTSTRSMEYFGRYGGFNEGDPSSPYRLSDTQNRFTVIGCSALALISDYDGTGYQGLGVATCRNLSDLVNGSCSGMGCSQTTIPKRMYYYDTTFSASVNTSQIWEFNRCSYAVLMEAAAFKFSTTYVNTNKFNDTYNGRVPMILEWAIRDVKSCDAAKQNTTGTYACLSANSKCVDSTNDQGYTCNCTNGYAGNPYLLDGCKDVNECNHNPCPSDGYCRNIAGEYRCSCRVGKKYVTESNTCNPNIGFIIGVTMGLFGLMVIVMITIFWGQMILQKRKLNKVKQEYFRKHGGVLLFDKMKSEKGLAFNVFSEAELIHATDNFDSSRIIGKGGHGTVYKGIIKNMSVAIKRCAVVDERQKKEFGQEMLILSQINHKNVVKLLGCCLEVEVPILVYEFVLNGTLFELIHGKNQASQISFNTLLRIAHEAAEGLSFLHLYASPPIIHGDVKSSNILLDDNYMAKVSDFGASILAPSDKEQFVTMVQGTCGYLDPEYMQTCQLTDKSDVYSFGVILLEILTGQLPLKLEGSEKQRSLSLIFLSAMKENNLEAVLVNHVKGQESMELLRGLADLAKKCLDMCGDNRPSMKEVADELNRLRKLSLHPWVQLGVETEVENLLGGDTTGGYEIELSGYPMGESENQPINPRSSYYAR
- the LOC119365713 gene encoding wall-associated receptor kinase 5-like isoform X2; this encodes MRMFLQLGLGFVLLAAQYASGIVVPSSQCRRQCGNVEIPYPFGIDPGCSLTQGFQLSCKVQDGIPKPFRGAFEVLDISLTQGTTRVLNYILGYCYNTSTRSMEYFGRYGGFNEGDPSSPYRLSDTQNRFTVIGCSALALISDYDGTGYQGLGVATCRNLSDLVNGSCSGMGCSQTTIPKRMYYYDTTFSASVNTSQIWEFNRCSYAVLMEAAAFKFSTTYVNTNKFNDTYNGRVPMILEWAIRDVKSCDAAKQNTTGTYACLSANSKCVDSTNDQGYTCNCTNGYAGNPYLLDGCKDVNECNHNPCPSDGYCRNIAGEYRCSCRVGKKYVTESNTCNPNIGFIIGVTMGLFGLMVIVMITIFWGQMILQKRKLNKVKQEYFRKHGGVLLFDKMKSEKGLAFNVFSEAELIHATDNFDSSRIIGKGGHGTVYKGIIKNMSVAIKRCAVVDERQKKEFGQEMLILSQINHKNVVKLLGCCLEVEVPILVYEFVLNGTLFELIHGKNQASQISFNTLLRIAHEAAEGLSFLHLYASPPIIHGDVKSSNILLDDNYMAKVSDFGASILAPSDKEQFVTMVQGTCGYLDPEYMQTCQLTDKSDVYSFGVILLEILTGQLPLKLEGSEKQRSLSLIFLSAMKENNLEAVLVNHVKGQESMELLRGLADLAKKCLDMCGDNRPSMKEVADELNRLRKLSLHPWVQLGVETEVENLLGGDTTGGYEIELSGYPMGESENQPINPRSSYYAR